The nucleotide sequence CGGTAAAGCGCTAGAAATGATCGACATGCACGGCGGCGATTTATTCGCTTACGAATAATATAAGATTGGTCGGATAAGGCAGCTAAGGCTGCCTTAATTAAATTATGAATCCCATTTTTATTGATGGATATTCCAGTCATAGAAGAATGTTATTAGCGCTTGTTTTATCAAGCGTTTTCATTTATTGCGACCATAAATTAGCAAGCTTTGAAACGGCTCGCACATATTTTCAATCCCTTGTTAGCCCTCTGCAGTATATCGCCAATACGCCAAAGCAATTGATGGACTACGCATCTGATAATTTAGTTTCACGCAGTCAACTTATGGAAGATAACGAACGTTATCAAATGAATGAGCTGTTGTTAAACGAAAAATTATTACAACTGAATATCTTAAAACAAGAAAATGATCGCCTGCGTAAATTATTAGCTTCACCGGTTAAAAGTGAATACAAGAAAATGGTCGCTGAAATCCTAGCTGTTGATAGCGACCCTTATTCTCAGCAAATTGTGGTTGATAGAGGTGAGCTCGACGGAATCTATGAAGGGCAGCCGGTAATTGATGATACTGGTGTAGTCGGTCAGGTATTACATGTTGGCGCCAACAATTCTCGAGTTTTATTGTTAACAGATATAACTCACGCTATACCACTTAGAGTACATCGAAATGGCATTCGATTGATTGCGAGAGGTACAGGAAGTGTAAGCCAAATGGAGGTAAATCATGTACCTCATTCTACGGATATTAAAGTGGGAGACTTATTGGTTACTTCTGGTTTAGGCGGGAAGTTCCCGCAAGGGTACCCAGTTGCAGAAGTTATTTATGTGTCTGATAGTTCAGAAAAAGAATTTGCTCAAATTAATATCAGACCATTGGTAAACTTTAATCGCTTGCGCTATTTATTAATGCTTTGGCCTGAATCCTTGGCAACTAATGACCGCGCCGATTCAGTAATAAAAGAGTCGGAGCAATAACAATGAAAGCAAAAAATAATAATTTTGTGATAATTGTAACGTTGCTTATAGCGTTGATATTAAGCATTATTCCAATGCCTATCGGTATTGATATGTATCGACCAAACTGGACATTGTTAGTATTGATGTATTGGAGCCTTGCATTGCCGAATAGGGTAAACGTGCTTAGTGCCTGGTTTATCGGTTTAGTACTCGACGTTTTACTTGGTTCTATTTTGGGCATAAATGCTTTTGCTACCGCTATAGTGATTTATGTTTGCGTTAATAATTTCCAAAAAATTCGAAATTTTTCACTTTGGCAACAGTCGCTAATTATTGCATTGTTAACCGCGCTTTATCATTTAATGATATTTTGGGTTCAGCGATTCATATTGGATGTTGATTTTTCTATAAGTTACTTAAAACCGGTAATAACTAGTGCAGCAATATGGCCCGTTGTATTTTTGCTTTTGCGCAAGATTAGACGACAATTGAGAGTGCATTAATGATGCTTTTTCTTGCTTCCAAATCTCCTCGACGACAAGAATTATTAAAATTAATTACCACTGATTTTCGTCTAGTTGAGGGCGAGATAGAAGAGCAAATTCTAACGAATGAATCTGCGCAAGATTTTGTTCTTCGAATGGCTATCGAAAAAGCTCAAGCTGGTTTAAAAAATATCGATCATAATAAAGATGGGTGGGTATTAGGTTCAGATACTGTTGTTGTTATCAATGGCCAAGTGCTAGGAAAGCCGAAAGATTTTTCAGATGCGAATCAAATGCTGCAGTTGCTGTCTAATAATAAGCACCAAGTATTGACTGCGGTAGCAATTGTGTCGTTGACCGAACAGTTTTCGAAAGTTGTCACCACCGACGTCGAATTTAGAGAAATTAGTGCGCAAGAAATAGAAGCATACTGGCAAAGCGGTGAGCCACATGATAAAGCGGGCAGTTATGGTATACAAGGTTTAGCCGGTAAGTTTGTTAAGCGAATCGAAGGTAGTTATTTTTCTGTTGTTGGTTTACCTTTATTTGAAACTGAATGCCTACTAAAACAAGCATGTTATTCACATAAGGATAAATAATGAGCGGTGAGTTACTTATTAATGTAACACCCAGTGAAACACGGGTTGCCTTGATTGAAAATGGTACTTTGCAAGAAGTTCATATAGAACGTATTGCCAAAAAAGGTATTGTTGGCAATATATATTTAGGTAAAGTTATCCGTGTATTGCCTGGTATGCAGGCCGCATTTGTTGATATTAACTTAGATAAAGCTGCATTTCTTCATGCGTCAGATATCAATTCAAGATTGATGACCAGCCAAGAACAAGACAATAATGACAATGAAGTTCCTGATATACGTACATTGGTTCATGAAGGCCAATATATCACCGTACAAGTTGTAAAAGATCCTCTTGGCACCAAAGGTGCTCGCCTAACTACTGATTTAACCATAGCTTCTCGATATTTAGTGATGATGCCTAATGCTAAACACGCTGGTGTATCACAACGAATAGAAGACGAAAAAGAACGTGATCGTCTAAAGAAAATTGTTATTCCATATTGCAGTGATGACGGTGGTTTTATTGTTCGCACCGCAGCAGAAGGCGCAGGTGATAATGAAGTTGCCCACGATGCAGAATTTTTAAAGCGAGTATGGAATAAAGTTCAAGAACGCAAGAAGCGTAAGCAGACTAATATGCCGCTTTTCCAAGATCTCTATTTGGCATGTCGAATTATTCGCGACTTTGTTGGCACTGGTCTTGAACGTATTAGAGTGGATTCACGGTTGACGTTTGACGAATTAATCGAATTTACCGATGAGTTCGTGCCAGAGATAAAACCTATTATCGAGTATTACCCAGGTGAACGACCTGTGTTCGACTTGTTTGATGTTGAAAATGAAATTCAGCGCGCATTGCAGCGTAAAGTGGAATTAAAGTCAGGCGGTTACCTGATAATTGATCAAACCGAAGCGATGACTACTATCGATATTAATACTGGCGCATTTGTGGGCCATCGAAATTTGGAAGAAACAATATTCAATACCAATATCGAAGCGACACAAGCGATTGCAAGACAACTTCGATTGCGTAATCTAGGCGGTATTATCATTGTCGACTTTATTGATATGAATACCAATGAACATAAGAAACGCGTTCTGCACTCTCTTGATGTAGCCATGGCAAAAGACAATGTTAAGTATTCAATTAGTAATTTTTCAGCACTAGGGTTAGTCGAAATGACACGAAAACGAACTCGTGAATCATTAGAACATATCCTTTGTGATGAATGCCCAATTTGTGATGGACGCGGTAATTTGAAAACTGTCGAAACCGTATGCTTTGAAATATTAAGAGAAATTGTGCGAGTAAACAGAGCCTACGATGCTGATAAATTTATCGTTTATGCGTCAACTCAGGTAAGCGACACTTTGAATAATGATGAAATGCATCACTTAGCAGAATTGGAAGTATTCATTGGCAAGCAAATTAAAGTTCAAACTGATTCTGTATACAATCAAGAGCAGTTTGATGTGGTAATGATGTAGTGAAGAAAACCTTTTGGGCATATACAAATACTTGGCTAAACCGTCTGTATAAAACATTGGCGGTTTTACTGGTTATTACTGCAGTTTTATTAACATCTGCCCGTATTTTCCTTCCTTATGCAGACTCTTTTA is from Thalassotalea crassostreae and encodes:
- the rng gene encoding ribonuclease G, producing the protein MSGELLINVTPSETRVALIENGTLQEVHIERIAKKGIVGNIYLGKVIRVLPGMQAAFVDINLDKAAFLHASDINSRLMTSQEQDNNDNEVPDIRTLVHEGQYITVQVVKDPLGTKGARLTTDLTIASRYLVMMPNAKHAGVSQRIEDEKERDRLKKIVIPYCSDDGGFIVRTAAEGAGDNEVAHDAEFLKRVWNKVQERKKRKQTNMPLFQDLYLACRIIRDFVGTGLERIRVDSRLTFDELIEFTDEFVPEIKPIIEYYPGERPVFDLFDVENEIQRALQRKVELKSGGYLIIDQTEAMTTIDINTGAFVGHRNLEETIFNTNIEATQAIARQLRLRNLGGIIIVDFIDMNTNEHKKRVLHSLDVAMAKDNVKYSISNFSALGLVEMTRKRTRESLEHILCDECPICDGRGNLKTVETVCFEILREIVRVNRAYDADKFIVYASTQVSDTLNNDEMHHLAELEVFIGKQIKVQTDSVYNQEQFDVVMM
- a CDS encoding Maf family protein codes for the protein MLFLASKSPRRQELLKLITTDFRLVEGEIEEQILTNESAQDFVLRMAIEKAQAGLKNIDHNKDGWVLGSDTVVVINGQVLGKPKDFSDANQMLQLLSNNKHQVLTAVAIVSLTEQFSKVVTTDVEFREISAQEIEAYWQSGEPHDKAGSYGIQGLAGKFVKRIEGSYFSVVGLPLFETECLLKQACYSHKDK
- the mreD gene encoding rod shape-determining protein MreD, which codes for MKAKNNNFVIIVTLLIALILSIIPMPIGIDMYRPNWTLLVLMYWSLALPNRVNVLSAWFIGLVLDVLLGSILGINAFATAIVIYVCVNNFQKIRNFSLWQQSLIIALLTALYHLMIFWVQRFILDVDFSISYLKPVITSAAIWPVVFLLLRKIRRQLRVH
- the mreC gene encoding rod shape-determining protein MreC — encoded protein: MNPIFIDGYSSHRRMLLALVLSSVFIYCDHKLASFETARTYFQSLVSPLQYIANTPKQLMDYASDNLVSRSQLMEDNERYQMNELLLNEKLLQLNILKQENDRLRKLLASPVKSEYKKMVAEILAVDSDPYSQQIVVDRGELDGIYEGQPVIDDTGVVGQVLHVGANNSRVLLLTDITHAIPLRVHRNGIRLIARGTGSVSQMEVNHVPHSTDIKVGDLLVTSGLGGKFPQGYPVAEVIYVSDSSEKEFAQINIRPLVNFNRLRYLLMLWPESLATNDRADSVIKESEQ